TGACGTTCAGCCGATAAAACAGGTCCTCCCGGAATTCTCCGGTGCGGGTCATGGCCTTGAGATTACGGTGGGTGGCGGCAATCATGCGTACATCTACCTGGCGGCTCTGGGTGGAACCTACCTTGCGTATCTCGCCTTCCTGAAGCACCCGCAGCAGACGGGCCTGGGCTTCAGCGGGCAACTCGCCGATTTCATCGAGGAACAGGCTGCCGCCGTCTGCGGCTTCGATCAGACCGGTGCGGGCAGAAACAGCACCGGTGAACGACCCTTTTTCATGGCCGAACAACTCTGACTCGATAAGGCTTTCCGGGATAGCGGCGCAATTCACGGAAATCAGTGGGTTGGATGCGCGGGGGCTCATCAGGTGCAGTGCCCTGGCCGCGAGTTCTTTGCCAGTGCCTGACTCGCCCTGAATCAGCACGGTGGTTTCAGTGGGTGCCACCTTGCGGATCAGGGTGAAAACCCTCTGCATGGCATCGCAATGGCCGAACATGATGCTTGCCGGGTCGCTGTCAGGATCACTGGCGGTGCCGCGGCCGGGTTTTTCATCAACAGTGCTGGCGGCTTGTGGCTGCCTGGCAAGAATGCTTTCCACCGCTTCCAGCATCTCGTCGTGGTCGAACGGTTTGGCGATGTATTCCACGGCCCCCATTTTCATGGAGTCCACGGCGGAGCGCAGGCTGGCATAGCTGGTCATGATCAGTACCGGAGTGTCCGGCGCGCGCCTGATAAGTTCGGTCCCCGGGGCGCCGGGCAGGCGCAGGTCGGAAATGATCAGATCAAACTGGGCGGGGTCGTGGTTGTCTTCCGCTTCTTCTACCGATCCCGCGTCTGCGACCTCGTAGCCTGCGTGTGTGAGCAGCTTGCGAACCGCCGAACGGATAATCTCTTCATCTTCTACGATAAGAATACGAGACATAACTGTTTTACGACCCCTGGTTCTGGCTGATGGTGTTTCCGGCGTCCGGTTCGTAGGCGGGTAACCTCATGCGCACACGGGTTCCCCTGCCCAGGTCAGTATTTACCGGACTGTCCACCTGGATGTTGCCGTAGTGTTCTTCAATGATGCTGTACACCAGTGATAACCCAAGGCCGGTGCCCTTGTTGGGTGCCTTGGTGGTGTAAAAAGGCTCGAAGATATGGTCCAGCTGTTCTGTCGGAATGCCAGACCCTTCATCGGTGACTTCGATAATAGCGGAGTAGCCGTCGAGGTTTCCACTTATGCGGACCGTTCCACCGACCGGTGAGGCGTCACGGGCATTGGCCAGCAGGTTGATAAAGACCTGAACAAGTCTCTGCTCGTCGCCAAGAATCAACAGGTTTTCGGGGCAGTCGTTCACATAGTGAACTCCCATGCTCTTGTCGCTGAGTGAGAGCAGGTTGATGGATTCGTCCACACAGCGGCGAATGGCCACCGGCTCATAGCGGTTGGCATGGGCATGGTTGCCGGTGCGGGCAAAATTCATCAGCGACTGGAGAATGGTGGAAATGCGCCGGGTCTGTTGCTGAATCTGGTCGGCGGTGGAAAGGATGTCGGGGTCATCCGTTTCCAGCTTCAGGTTCTGGGCCAGTGACGAGATGCCAGTGACCGGGTTGCCGATCTCGTGGGCGACACCTGCCGCCAACCGGCCCACGGACGCCAGCCGTTCGCTGTGCATTAACTCGTCTTCCAGCAGGCGGGTTTCGGTCTGGTCTTCCACCAGGATGATGCTGCCGCCCTCAGTGTGGTCAGGGCCACTCAATGCGGCCTTGTGAAGGTTCAGCCAGTGGGGCCGGCCTTTCAGGTCCAGCCTGTGTTTGTATCGATGCAGGTCCTCGCCACTGTTGAAGTCGTCCAGCAGCAGGTGCCAGTGCTCCGGCAATGCCATCAGGCGCGCACCCACGACGTCGTCAGCGGTAATGCCGGTGAGGGATTCCATGGCGTTGTTCCACATCAGGATTTCACCGTCTTCACCCACGGAACAGGCAGGGATAGGCAGGTTTTGAAGGGTTTGCCGGTAATGCCTGCGCAGGTTGTCCAGTTCGCCCGCCAGCCCCGTCAGGCGGTTCTGGTAGTCGCCGAGTGCCCGCTCCACGTAACGGATATCCTGGGCCGTGCCGCCACTCGCCATGGGTTTGTAACCAAGGTGCCGCTTGACCAGATCCCTTGCAACAGCAGGGCCCAGCAGGCCCGAAAGGTTCACCTCTACCCGGTCGCGAAGGCGCCTGAGCTGGTAGGGGCGATACTCGACATTGGGCAGCTTGAGCTGGGTCAGTGCCCGTTCCACTTCTCGCCCGGCAACGCCTAGTCCCAGGGGAACCGCCAGTTGCCGCACGAAATCGTCCGAGGATGTGGCCAGCAGCTCCCGGCGTTGGGGGCGGGAAAGTGCCCCGAGTGAGCAGGCTTCTGCAGCACCGGCTTCCTCAGCGGTGCTGGTGCTCAACACCGAGATCAGAGTAAACACGACAACGTTTACCGTCAGGCTGACAAACGTGAATATATGCCAGTTGCTGTAATCCGGAACCAGTGGTGCGCCAAGAAATTCCAGCAGGTTGGCCGTGTGGGAAAACGGCAGCACCAGGGTGACAACCCAGATAAACAGGCCGCACACCAGGCCGGCGATCAGCCCGCGGCGGTTGCCTTCCGGCCAGTAGATGACGCCAAGCGCCCCCGGTAACAGCTGTAGCATGCCCGATAATGAAATAGCGCCCAGAATGGACAGGTCCAGGTTCTTGCCCAGGGTTTCGTGAAACAGCAATGCCGCAAAGATGATGGCGGCAATCAGCAGGCGTTTTACCCATCTCAGCCAGTGGTAGATATCGCCCTGGTCTTTCGGCGTGCGAAGAGGCAGTACGGCATGGTTCAGCACCATGCCCGCCAGTGCCAGGGTGCTGACAATCATCAGCCCACTGGCGGCAGACAGCCCTGCAATGTACATCAGCAGTGTCAGTGCCGGGCTACCGAGCGCCTGGGCGATGCCAATGGCGTAGAAGTCAGGGCCGGTGGTGGCAGCCAGAGCCTGGCCGCCCCAGAGAATCAGTGGCACCGGCAGGCCCAGCAACAACAAGTAAAGCGGGAGGCCCCAGCTTGCCTTGGCCAGTGCCTTGGGCGACGGGTTCTCGCTGAAGGTCATATGGTACATGTGAGGAAGTACCAGGGCGCCGGCAAAGGACATCAGCATCAATGCCCGCCAGCTGCCGTCATCAATGCTCATGGTCATCGAGCTGACCGGTGTACTCTGGTCTGCCAGCCAGGTCTCCAGCCCGCCCATGCCGCCAAATACACCAAACAGGATTACGCCGCCCAGGGTCAGCAGGGAAAACAGTTTGACCAGGGAGTCGAAAGCGATCGCTAGCACCAGGCCCTGGTGGTTTTCCGAACCCTGGCTGCGCCGTGTGCCGAACAGCATGGCGAACAACACCACGGTAATGCTGAACAGAATGCTGATCAGCCGGGGTGAGGTGTCTGGTGCCAACAGGCTGGCGGAGGTGGATACCGCCTGAATCTGCATGCTCAGCAGGGAGAGTATGGCAGCGCCGGAACAGATGGTGACCAGGGTGCCGGCCCACTGGCTGCGATAGCGGTAGGCAAACAGGTCGGCAAGGGACGTAAGCTGATAGGCGCGGCCAATCCTCATGACCGGGTTGAGCAGCACCGGTGCCAGCAGGAAGGCGCCGCTGATGCCCAGGTAATAGGCCAGGAAACCGAAGCCGGATTCCGCGGCCATGCCCACTGCGGCGTAGACCGCCCAGATGCCGGCATAGACCCCGAGGCTCAGTGTGTAGACCAGGGGGTGCCGGACCCAGCTGCGGGGCAGCACGCCCTTTTCGGTAATCCATGCGATGCCGAACAGCAGTATCAGATACAGAAGGCTGGCCAGTAACAGGCCCGGAGCGCTAAAACTCATTTGGATCCCGGCGCCATTCCAGCCAGAAGCCAATGGCAATCAGGCCAGCCCAGATGACATATGGGCTGTACCAGGCATTCTCTGGTGATGCCCACCAGTCAAGAATGTTGGGCGAGAATATGTAGATGGCCAGAACCAGAAGGAAGACCAGACGGTAGATATACATCAGGCATGATATCCGCACTGTCGTTTGTGAGAAGCTTTATAACATGTCGTTCACCGGACTGTCAGGTGAATCCGCTCCGGAGCCCAGTTGGCTGCAGCCCGGTCGAGCAGGGTATCGATGTCTGCTGCTCCCGACAACGAACTGAGGTCCTGGCCCAGGGCAGCAAGGGCCTGTTCAAGGTTTTGTTTCGCTATCCTGTCATTCAGTGCCGGTGCGTGGTTCTGTTTGCTGAGCTTCTGCCCCTCGGCATTGAGGATGACCGGAATGTGCATCCAGTGGGGTGGGCGAGCGCCCAGGGCATGGTAAATCTGCTGTTGCTGAGCCGTCATATCCAGCAAATCGGACCCTCTGACCACATGGGTGATGCCCTGGTCAATATCGTCGGCAACCACGGCCAGTTGGTAGGCATAAAATCCTTCCTTGCGGAGGATAACCGGGTCATCCAGTTCGGCTTGTACCTGTTGAGTCTGTGGGCCAAGCAATTGATCGTGCCACTCGCTGTGTTCGTCGTGAAGCGCAAAGCGCACAGCAAAGGGACGTTCGCCAGGGTCGGCATGGCCTTCACGGCAGCGCTCCGGGTGCCGGCCGCCATGCTCCCTGAGTTGCTTGCGGGAGCAGGCGCAGCGGTAGGCCAGCCTCTGTGCCAGCAGCTGGTCGACCAGTTTTTGGTAGTGAGGATGGCGTTCAGACTGAAAACGTACTGGCTCATCGGAATGCAGGCCGTGGGCCTCCAGGCTCGCCAGGATCTGCTGTGTGGCTTCCGGGGATTCCCGCAGGGGGTCGAGGTCCTCAATCCTGACCAGCCAGGTGCCACCACGACTGCGGGCTTCCAGGAAACTGGCCACGGCGGTAACCAGCGAGCCAAAATGAAGTGGGCCGGTAGGAGAGGGCGCAAAGCGGCCCCGGTAACGGGATTCAGTCATGATAGGTGATGACTGGCCCCGGTTCGGGGGCCAGCGTACTCAGGACACGGGCATTAAATGCCAGTCTGGCGCTCGCGGATTTCGGCCAGGGTCTTGCAGTCGATGCACAGTGTCGCCGTGGGACGTGCCTCAAGGCGACGGATACCGATTTCAACCCCACACTGGTCGCAGAAGCCGTAGTCGTCCTTGTCGATGCGATCGATGGTCTGGTCAATCTTCTTGATCAGTTTGCGTTCGCGATCACGGGTGCGCAGCTCCAGGCTGAATTCCTCTTCCTGGGTTGCGCGGTCGCTGGGATCCGCGTAATTTGCGGCGTCTTCCTGCATATGGTGCATTGTGCGATCCACTTCTTCCATCAGCTCCTGCTTCCATTGCAGAAGCAGTTGCTTGAAGTGCTCGAGCATGTCAGCACTCATGTACTCTTCACCCTTTTTAGTTTCATAGGGGGTGAAGTTGGTAATACGTTCGCGTGGTTGTGCTGCAGTATTTGCCATTGAATACGGCCTCTTATAATCCTGAAAAGCACTCGCCCTGAAACGGGAATTTGCGGAAAATAGCAGATTAGTCTCAGGGGCGCCAGCCTTGTAACAACAACTTTAGCATGGAGTCATCAATGAAGTTACCCGCTCCGCTGGTCGAAGGCAGGCTAATTCGCCGCTATAAACGTTTCCTTGCCGACGTATTGTTGCCGGATGGCAATGAAGTAATCGCTCACTGCCCCAACACCGGCTCCATGCTGGGTTGTCAGCCGGCGGATGCGCGGGTCTGGCTGAGCACCAGTGACAACCCGAAGCGCAAGCTGAAGTACACCTGGGAGCTGGTTGAAACCGCACCGGATCAGGTGGCCTGTATCAATACCGCACGGCCCAATAACCAGGCCCGGGAAGCGATCGAGCAGGGCACGGTGCCGGAATTGTCGGGCTACGGGCATTGCAAGGCAGAAGTACGTTACGGTGCCGAGAAAAGCCGGATTGATCTACACCTGTCCGGCCACCCAAGCCTTGCCGACGCCTGGGTAGAGGTGAAGAACGTGACCCTGTGCGAGGAAGGCCGGGGTTATTTTCCGGATGCGGTAACGACGCGGGGTCAGAAACATTTACGGGAACTGATGACTCAGGCCCGCGCCGGAGAAAGGGCGGTGCTGTTTTTTGTGGTCAACCATACCGGTATAAGCAGCGTACGGCCTGCGGATCATATCGACCGGGCCTACGGTGAGCTGTTGCGTGAAGCAGATGTCGCCGGCGTTGAACTGTTGGCTTACAGGGCGGCGTTGTCGGGTCCGGAGGGGCCGGACGGGGACGTATCGCTGGTCGAATCAGTGCCGGTCATACTGGAAGCCTGACCAGAACTGCGCCGTTGTCTTCCGTTACCTCCAGTGAGGTCAGGGTATCGCCCTGGCAGGGACCGGCAATGCACTGGCCATTCTCGGGAATGAACAGTGCTGCGTGATTGGCGCACTGGATAAAGCAATTGTCCGGGTCCATGAACCGGCCGGGCATCCAGTTCAGCTCGATCCCCAGGTGAGGGCAGCGGTTCAGGTAGGCGTAGAGCCGGCCTTCCCGTTCGAAGACAAAGCCGGTTTGTTCATCCCGCCCGCCGGTGCCATCACTCAGGGAAAATTCTACGAACTGACCTCCGGCAAGGTCACCGCGTTGACAGACTGTCTGCCGGTGGTTCGTGTTCATGCGCCGGGCAGGCCGAAATGCTGGCGGATTCGGTCTGCAACGGCTTCGGCCACGTGTTCCTGGTCAGTGTGCAGGTGGATGGTGTGAGTCTTTTCTTCGGTGGTCAGTGGCTCAAACCAGGTTTCCTGCACCTCAAGAAGTTCCTCGGTGGCCTCGGACGCGTCGCCGGCGCGGTTGCGGATCCATTCCCGGCGGCTTTCCAGTGGCGCCTCACAGTGAATCAGCGCGAATGGCATGCCCCGGCTTTCGGCGACGTCAGCCAGCATTTCCCGTTCGGCCTGTTTCAGACAGGCCGCGTCCACGATGACCGGCATGCCACTTGTCAGCAGTTTGCCAGCAAGATCCGCCAGGCGCTGGTAGGTACGATGGTTGGCCTCTTCGGTATACAGGTTTTCCCCCGTGGGCGACTTGCTCTGATCCAGCGGCCCCAGCCCGAAAAGCCGCTTACGCTCGACATCGGAGCGCAACCGGATCAAACCCAGTTCGGCAGCCATGGAGCTGCTGACCAGGGATTTGCCGCTGGCGGACAGCCCCGTGGTGGCCAACAGGTAAGGGTTGGGAATGGTGCTGTAATCTTCCGCCAGTTGGGCGTAATCGCGGTACTTCTGCATCAGGCCTTCTTTGTCAGCCTCGGTCAGCGACGGATTGCCCATGGTAAACAGTGCAATCTTGGCCCGCACCATGGCGCGATAGGCCTTGTAAAGTGGTAACAGGGGCAAGGCATCGAAATCGCCCCTATATTCCAGGTAGGTGTTCAATACCAGGTTGGCCAGCTCCGGCTCGCGGCGGGATTCCAGGTCCATCAACAGGAAGGCCAGATCGTTGATGACGTCGATCCAGCGAAAAGGCTCGCTGAACTCGATGCAGTCGAATACCGTGACTTCACCCTCATACACGGTGATATTCGCCAGGTGCAGGTCGCCGTGGCATTCGCGGACAAAACCACCATCGTAGCGCTTGGCAATCAGGGCAGACTGGCGTTCGAAGGTAGTACGGGTCCATTGCTCCAGATTGTCCAGTTGCCGTAGCAGCGCTTCGTCGTCAATCATCGGACGGATCTGGTCAAAGTTTTCCTGCATGCCGGCATAGACCGCGTCCGGCGTACCCAGTGGCTTGCCTGGGCTGACCGGTGGCTGCTTGCCGTGGAAGTCCGCCACCTGACGTGCCAGGCCGGTGAGCAGGTCAGCGGAGAGTTTGCTGTTTTCCTGCCGCACGTCGAACAGGTCGTTCTGGTCGAACTGGCGCATGCGAATGGCGTACTCGAACGCCTCGCCCTGGCCGCCCAGCTCAGGTGCTTCTGCCGAGCCGGTAATGGGCAGAACGTCGAGGTAAAGGTTCTCGGCAAGGCGGCGGTTCAACCGAAGCTCTTCTTCGCAGAAGCGTTTGCGACGCTCCAGGGTCGAGAAATCCAGAAATCCGAAATCCATGGGTTTCTTGATCTTGTAGGCGAAGTCGCCCGTCAGGATTACCCAGGAGATATGCGTCTCGAGAACCTGAAATTCTTTCACCGGGTGGTCATACAGCGCCGGATCCTGCAGTGCCAGAATCAGGTTGTCGGATGTTGCATCGCTCACGGCTCTCTCCTTGGGTTCCTTGAACTCGTTGATTTTTAATGCGCCTATCATAACGGGCAGATTACAGAAATAACATACGGAGGGCCTGCCTCACCGATGCCCCGATTCGTTATAATCCCGCCATGAAAAAATCTGCCTCTCCCAGAAAATCCCCGAAAAAGAACAGTCGCAAAGGCAAAAGCACCCGCAAGCCCTGGTTCTGGCGGCTGTTTCTCCGTGTTTTTTTTATCGGCGTGGTATTACTCGCTGGCTGGATGGTCTATCTCGATGCCGTAGTGACCTCCCGTTTTGAGGGCCGCCGCTTTGAGGTGCCGTCCCGGGTCTATGCCAGGCCGCTTGAACTCTACGATGGTGCCAGTGTCAGCTCCGGAGCTCTTCAGCGGGAACTTGAGCTGTCGGGCTACCGCGCCGGTGATGGCAGCAACGCGGGCACTTATCGCCGCAGTGGCGGGCACTTTGTGATCAGTACCCGTGGCTTTCTGTTCACGGACGGACTGGAGCCGCGCCGGCGACTGTCACTGACGATCTACGGTGACAGGGTACAGGACTTCAGGGTGCTGTCGGGTGACAGTTCACCCATTGTCCGCCTGGAGCCCGCCCAGATCGGGGGCATCTATCCGGCCCACAAAGAGGACCGGGTACTGGTTCAGCTTGAAGACGTCCCGGTACTTTTCACCGATACCTTATTGGCGGTGGAAGACCGTAACTTCCGGGATCACTACGGCATTGCTCCGCTGTCCATTGCCCGGGCGATGTTGGCCAACATCCGGGCAGGCCGGATTGTGCAGGGGGGCAGTACACTGACCCAGCAACTGGTGAAAAACTTCTTCCTGACCCGTGACCAGACACTGCTGCGCAAGGGCAACGAAGCATTGATGTCGGTTCTGCTGGAGCTGCATTAC
Above is a genomic segment from Marinobacter panjinensis containing:
- a CDS encoding sigma-54-dependent transcriptional regulator — protein: MSRILIVEDEEIIRSAVRKLLTHAGYEVADAGSVEEAEDNHDPAQFDLIISDLRLPGAPGTELIRRAPDTPVLIMTSYASLRSAVDSMKMGAVEYIAKPFDHDEMLEAVESILARQPQAASTVDEKPGRGTASDPDSDPASIMFGHCDAMQRVFTLIRKVAPTETTVLIQGESGTGKELAARALHLMSPRASNPLISVNCAAIPESLIESELFGHEKGSFTGAVSARTGLIEAADGGSLFLDEIGELPAEAQARLLRVLQEGEIRKVGSTQSRQVDVRMIAATHRNLKAMTRTGEFREDLFYRLNVMQVRIPPLRERQADILGLAQRFLKRQGEKMGKPDLNLTPEAMRALERHRWPGNVRELENAIERATILCDNDLITPSLLDLDGEGGDVNIPESLVDGNNEQTLSREAESTSDLSLEDYFQHFVLENQDRMSETELAQKLGISRKSLWERRQRLGIPRKKSSGN
- a CDS encoding ATP-binding protein translates to MSFSAPGLLLASLLYLILLFGIAWITEKGVLPRSWVRHPLVYTLSLGVYAGIWAVYAAVGMAAESGFGFLAYYLGISGAFLLAPVLLNPVMRIGRAYQLTSLADLFAYRYRSQWAGTLVTICSGAAILSLLSMQIQAVSTSASLLAPDTSPRLISILFSITVVLFAMLFGTRRSQGSENHQGLVLAIAFDSLVKLFSLLTLGGVILFGVFGGMGGLETWLADQSTPVSSMTMSIDDGSWRALMLMSFAGALVLPHMYHMTFSENPSPKALAKASWGLPLYLLLLGLPVPLILWGGQALAATTGPDFYAIGIAQALGSPALTLLMYIAGLSAASGLMIVSTLALAGMVLNHAVLPLRTPKDQGDIYHWLRWVKRLLIAAIIFAALLFHETLGKNLDLSILGAISLSGMLQLLPGALGVIYWPEGNRRGLIAGLVCGLFIWVVTLVLPFSHTANLLEFLGAPLVPDYSNWHIFTFVSLTVNVVVFTLISVLSTSTAEEAGAAEACSLGALSRPQRRELLATSSDDFVRQLAVPLGLGVAGREVERALTQLKLPNVEYRPYQLRRLRDRVEVNLSGLLGPAVARDLVKRHLGYKPMASGGTAQDIRYVERALGDYQNRLTGLAGELDNLRRHYRQTLQNLPIPACSVGEDGEILMWNNAMESLTGITADDVVGARLMALPEHWHLLLDDFNSGEDLHRYKHRLDLKGRPHWLNLHKAALSGPDHTEGGSIILVEDQTETRLLEDELMHSERLASVGRLAAGVAHEIGNPVTGISSLAQNLKLETDDPDILSTADQIQQQTRRISTILQSLMNFARTGNHAHANRYEPVAIRRCVDESINLLSLSDKSMGVHYVNDCPENLLILGDEQRLVQVFINLLANARDASPVGGTVRISGNLDGYSAIIEVTDEGSGIPTEQLDHIFEPFYTTKAPNKGTGLGLSLVYSIIEEHYGNIQVDSPVNTDLGRGTRVRMRLPAYEPDAGNTISQNQGS
- the gluQRS gene encoding tRNA glutamyl-Q(34) synthetase GluQRS yields the protein MTESRYRGRFAPSPTGPLHFGSLVTAVASFLEARSRGGTWLVRIEDLDPLRESPEATQQILASLEAHGLHSDEPVRFQSERHPHYQKLVDQLLAQRLAYRCACSRKQLREHGGRHPERCREGHADPGERPFAVRFALHDEHSEWHDQLLGPQTQQVQAELDDPVILRKEGFYAYQLAVVADDIDQGITHVVRGSDLLDMTAQQQQIYHALGARPPHWMHIPVILNAEGQKLSKQNHAPALNDRIAKQNLEQALAALGQDLSSLSGAADIDTLLDRAAANWAPERIHLTVR
- the dksA gene encoding RNA polymerase-binding protein DksA, with translation MANTAAQPRERITNFTPYETKKGEEYMSADMLEHFKQLLLQWKQELMEEVDRTMHHMQEDAANYADPSDRATQEEEFSLELRTRDRERKLIKKIDQTIDRIDKDDYGFCDQCGVEIGIRRLEARPTATLCIDCKTLAEIRERQTGI
- the sfsA gene encoding DNA/RNA nuclease SfsA — translated: MKLPAPLVEGRLIRRYKRFLADVLLPDGNEVIAHCPNTGSMLGCQPADARVWLSTSDNPKRKLKYTWELVETAPDQVACINTARPNNQAREAIEQGTVPELSGYGHCKAEVRYGAEKSRIDLHLSGHPSLADAWVEVKNVTLCEEGRGYFPDAVTTRGQKHLRELMTQARAGERAVLFFVVNHTGISSVRPADHIDRAYGELLREADVAGVELLAYRAALSGPEGPDGDVSLVESVPVILEA
- a CDS encoding Rieske (2Fe-2S) protein — its product is MNTNHRQTVCQRGDLAGGQFVEFSLSDGTGGRDEQTGFVFEREGRLYAYLNRCPHLGIELNWMPGRFMDPDNCFIQCANHAALFIPENGQCIAGPCQGDTLTSLEVTEDNGAVLVRLPV
- a CDS encoding bifunctional aminoglycoside phosphotransferase/ATP-binding protein, whose translation is MIGALKINEFKEPKERAVSDATSDNLILALQDPALYDHPVKEFQVLETHISWVILTGDFAYKIKKPMDFGFLDFSTLERRKRFCEEELRLNRRLAENLYLDVLPITGSAEAPELGGQGEAFEYAIRMRQFDQNDLFDVRQENSKLSADLLTGLARQVADFHGKQPPVSPGKPLGTPDAVYAGMQENFDQIRPMIDDEALLRQLDNLEQWTRTTFERQSALIAKRYDGGFVRECHGDLHLANITVYEGEVTVFDCIEFSEPFRWIDVINDLAFLLMDLESRREPELANLVLNTYLEYRGDFDALPLLPLYKAYRAMVRAKIALFTMGNPSLTEADKEGLMQKYRDYAQLAEDYSTIPNPYLLATTGLSASGKSLVSSSMAAELGLIRLRSDVERKRLFGLGPLDQSKSPTGENLYTEEANHRTYQRLADLAGKLLTSGMPVIVDAACLKQAEREMLADVAESRGMPFALIHCEAPLESRREWIRNRAGDASEATEELLEVQETWFEPLTTEEKTHTIHLHTDQEHVAEAVADRIRQHFGLPGA